CGGCGCTCTGGGTGATCGCCAGCACCATCGCGATGGCCGGATTGATCTCGTACACACTCGCCAGGACGGGCCAGCCGACGGCGAGCAGGATCACGGCAGCGAAGCCGGCGCTCAACCACGTCCACCCGATCGCGGTCATTCTCAGCGCGGGTGTCGGGATTCTGGTGGTCCAGCCCGGTGCCGCTGGTGCGGGCCCCCTTCCCAGCAATGACCCGGTGACCAGGCCGTCCACCTGTGCAAGTCCGTGGACCACCCGTGGCAGGGTGATCAATGCGAGCGCGCCGACCACCAGATTGATCGCGGAATCGAGGACGTACATTCCGCGTGCGCTCTGCGGGGCGAGCTCGGGGGCGATGAGCTCCAGCAGTAGTGGCCAGCCGGTGCCAGCGCTCGATCCGGGGATGACAAGCTGCCAGAACCAGGAGGTGAGGCCGCCAAGAGCCAGCGCCGACCAGGTCACCGCGAGCACGAAGGTGACCAGGCGCAGCGGCAAGGCGATGATGGTGGCGAAGACCAGATCGAACCAGCGGCGCGGGTCTGTCATCACCCGCATCAGGCCCGTCACGGTCTTCTCGATCGGCCGGTAGTGGGGTGGCGGCACCGGCCGGCCCCAGGATCGCAGCCGGCTGCGCGCGAGGTCGGCCATGCTGGTGGCGAGCAGCAACGTCAAGGGCATGAGCAAGGCGCCCAGCCAGATCACGAAGGTGCCGATTGACAAGGCAGCCAGGGGTACCAGGAGGCCGAAGCTCACGGCGGCCAATGGCAGACCCAAGAGGATGTAGCGGTAATCGCGGGCAAGCCGTGCGAGCCGAGTCGAGGGTGCCTGCTCTTCCATATCCGGCACGCTATGGTCTCCCGCTCTCACGTCGCGTCCCTCCTGGGAGCCATCTCACCCTTACCCACGAGGGATATCTGCCTCTGCGCCGCGCGCGGTCGCCGAGCGCCGATAGTTTGGGTCCATGGTCCCTCATTCCACCCCTGTCACGCCGGCAGAGGAGCAGCGGGAGATCCGGGTGGCGATCGTCGACGACCAGTCGATGATCCGTGCCGGCTTCGCTGCGCTGCTCGACGCCCAGCCCGGAGTCACCGTGGTGGGCACCGCCGAGGACGGGCTCGGCGTGACCGACCTGGTGCGCCGTACCCAGCCCGATGTGGTGCTGATGGACATCCGGATGCCGAAGGTCAGCGGGCTCGACGCCACCCGTGCCATCGGTGCCATGCCGGGCACGCCGCCGCGTGTGGTCATCCTCACCACCTTCGATGCCGACGAGTACGTCTTCTCCGCGCTGCGCGCCGGGGCGAGCGGCTTCCTGCTCAAGGACTCCCCTCCCGAGGAGCTGATCCACGCCGTACGCGTGGTGGCGGCCGGCGAGGCGCTGCTCTCACCCCGGGTGACACGCTCGTTGATCGCCGACTACGCCGCCCGTCCGCACCGCCGGCCGGAGCCGGGCCCGGAGCTCAACGGCCTGACCGAACGCGAGCTCGACGTGATGGGCGCCGTGGCCCGCGGCTTCTCCAACGCCGAGATCTCCGGCGAGCTCTTCGTCTCGGAGCAGACCGTCAAGACCCATGTCAGCCGCATCCTGAGCAAGCTGGGGCTGCGCGATCGCACCCAGATGGTGATCGCCGCCTACGAGTCCGGTCTGGTCCGCCCGGAACGGTGACCTCCTGAGCCCCGCGTGCGCAACGGGGAGAGCTGGCGACCGTCGTCGTCGGCGTTGCCCGGGTCGAGCCACTCCTCGAAACCTGCGCGCACACCCGGCCACTCGCCGTCGGTGACGGCGAACCATGCCGTGTCCCGGTTACGTCCCTTCACCACGACCGCCTGCCGGAACGTGCCCTCGTGGACGAAGCCGAGGCGGGCGGCCGCCTGGCGCGAGGGAGCATTCAGGCTGTCGCACTTCCACTCGTAGCGGCGATAGCCGAGCTCGTCGAAGATGTACCGCATGAGGAGGTAGTGCGCCT
Above is a window of Ruania suaedae DNA encoding:
- a CDS encoding response regulator translates to MVPHSTPVTPAEEQREIRVAIVDDQSMIRAGFAALLDAQPGVTVVGTAEDGLGVTDLVRRTQPDVVLMDIRMPKVSGLDATRAIGAMPGTPPRVVILTTFDADEYVFSALRAGASGFLLKDSPPEELIHAVRVVAAGEALLSPRVTRSLIADYAARPHRRPEPGPELNGLTERELDVMGAVARGFSNAEISGELFVSEQTVKTHVSRILSKLGLRDRTQMVIAAYESGLVRPER